The Prochlorococcus marinus str. MIT 9301 genome window below encodes:
- a CDS encoding HAMP domain-containing sensor histidine kinase, whose protein sequence is MVDTNNQENRKYNITDNEVMDNNYWINGILAWWSGFSLRTKLLAIATLVVSLLMTGITFFALNSIQRDAGMNDTRYARDLGLLLSGNVTELVANNQKKEISNVAEKFWRSSRNLRYIFFTDAEDIVQLGIPISATPTSSDSQFQLTRRLKLPSELKKRPQFPLVRQHATPQGQVTDVFVPMLWKGKYLGTLALGVTPNKKALASAALTREVTIAVFISIWVLVILGAVFNALTITRPVRELVRGVREISRGNFKSRISLPMTGDLGELLNGFNRMATQLENYDEANIEELKAAQIKQQSLIATMADGAILLDSKGKIVLTNPTSKRLFRWEGRFLEGKYFLNEIPEILSNDLHTNIESILNREKEKDDLRFSLGEPARTLRIVLQSVLDTNKVELKGIAVTIQDLTREVELNAAQNRFISNVSHELRTPLFNIKSYVETLHDLKDQLSDEEQIEFLGIANSETDRLTRLVNDVLDLSRLESGKIVQLEQIDIKPAIEQTLRNYRLNATEKNVSLAHEIEETIPPILGNFDLLLQVFDNLLGNGLKFSPKNSSLIIRAYTWPDSCPAFPPNIKNNAAPQCELVSPLPKVRIEIADTGSGISQADQEKIFDRFYRVENSVHTEQGTGLGLSIVRGIIEKHGGEIRMASELGVGTTFWFDLSLAQSDKDELLTKALHNSDSFSGSEIKEII, encoded by the coding sequence ATGGTGGATACCAATAATCAAGAAAATAGAAAATACAATATCACTGATAACGAAGTTATGGATAATAACTATTGGATTAATGGAATCCTTGCTTGGTGGAGTGGGTTTAGTTTAAGAACAAAGTTGTTAGCCATAGCAACTCTTGTCGTGAGCCTCCTAATGACAGGAATAACTTTTTTTGCTTTAAATAGTATTCAAAGAGATGCTGGAATGAACGATACTAGATATGCTCGAGATCTTGGCTTATTGTTATCTGGGAATGTTACAGAATTAGTTGCGAATAACCAGAAAAAAGAAATTTCAAATGTAGCTGAAAAGTTTTGGAGGTCAAGTCGAAACCTGCGCTACATATTCTTTACTGATGCTGAAGATATTGTTCAACTTGGGATACCGATCAGTGCGACACCGACAAGCTCAGACAGTCAGTTCCAGCTCACTAGAAGATTAAAATTGCCCTCAGAATTAAAGAAAAGACCACAATTCCCTCTGGTTAGACAGCATGCCACTCCTCAAGGTCAAGTAACAGATGTATTTGTCCCAATGTTGTGGAAGGGCAAATATCTTGGAACGTTAGCTTTGGGAGTCACCCCTAATAAAAAAGCACTAGCAAGTGCTGCTTTAACTAGAGAAGTAACCATTGCAGTTTTTATCTCCATTTGGGTTTTAGTCATACTCGGAGCTGTATTTAACGCTTTAACAATTACTAGACCCGTAAGAGAGTTAGTAAGAGGTGTGAGAGAAATCTCAAGAGGTAACTTTAAGTCCAGAATTTCTTTACCTATGACAGGTGATCTAGGAGAACTCTTAAATGGATTTAACCGAATGGCCACACAGTTAGAAAATTATGATGAAGCTAACATAGAAGAACTAAAAGCAGCACAAATCAAACAGCAATCGCTAATTGCTACAATGGCTGATGGTGCCATATTATTGGACTCAAAAGGTAAGATAGTACTTACTAATCCAACATCAAAGAGATTATTTCGCTGGGAAGGAAGATTCTTAGAAGGTAAATATTTTTTAAATGAAATCCCCGAGATTTTATCTAATGATTTACATACTAATATAGAATCTATTTTAAACAGGGAAAAAGAAAAGGACGATTTAAGATTCAGTTTAGGAGAACCAGCAAGAACCTTAAGGATTGTCTTACAATCAGTTTTAGATACAAATAAAGTTGAATTAAAAGGAATTGCTGTAACTATCCAAGATTTAACTAGGGAAGTTGAACTTAACGCTGCACAAAATAGATTTATTAGTAATGTTTCTCACGAATTAAGGACACCACTTTTTAATATCAAAAGTTATGTAGAGACCTTACATGATTTAAAAGATCAGCTTTCTGATGAAGAACAAATAGAATTTTTAGGAATTGCAAATTCAGAGACTGATAGGTTAACAAGGCTGGTAAATGATGTATTAGATTTATCAAGATTGGAGTCTGGAAAAATTGTTCAGCTAGAGCAAATAGACATAAAACCAGCAATAGAACAAACTCTTAGAAATTATAGACTTAATGCTACAGAAAAAAATGTTTCATTAGCTCATGAAATAGAGGAAACTATACCGCCGATTCTTGGAAATTTTGATTTGCTTTTACAGGTTTTTGATAATTTACTGGGTAATGGTTTGAAATTCAGTCCAAAAAATAGCTCCTTAATTATAAGAGCTTATACTTGGCCGGATTCCTGTCCTGCCTTCCCTCCAAATATTAAAAATAATGCAGCTCCCCAATGTGAATTAGTTTCCCCACTACCAAAAGTAAGAATTGAAATTGCTGATACTGGTTCAGGAATATCTCAGGCTGATCAAGAAAAGATATTTGATCGTTTTTATAGAGTAGAGAATTCCGTCCATACTGAGCAAGGTACCGGTTTAGGTTTATCTATAGTGCGGGGAATAATTGAAAAACATGGTGGTGAGATTCGTATGGCTAGTGAATTAGGAGTCGGAACAACTTTCTGGTTTGATTTATCTCTAGCACAATCTGATAAAGACGAATTGTTGACAAAAGCTCTTCATAATTCGGATTCTTTTTCAGGTTCTGAAATAAAAGAAATTATCTAA
- the fabZ gene encoding 3-hydroxyacyl-ACP dehydratase FabZ — protein sequence MEKKLSSEKNQLSSEHILGLLPHRYPFALVDKVIENIPGERAVAVKNVTLNEPQFQGHFPERPLMPGVLIVESMAQVGGIIVTQMPDLPKGLFVFAGINNVKFRKPVVPGDQLIISCELLSIKRQRFGKVKGEAYVDGNLVCAGELMFSLVD from the coding sequence TTGGAAAAGAAATTATCCAGTGAAAAAAATCAACTTTCCTCTGAGCACATACTAGGTTTATTACCTCACAGATATCCTTTTGCTCTTGTGGACAAGGTTATAGAGAATATTCCAGGGGAGAGAGCTGTTGCAGTGAAAAATGTAACTCTGAATGAGCCTCAATTTCAGGGACACTTTCCTGAGAGACCCTTGATGCCTGGGGTTCTTATTGTTGAATCAATGGCTCAAGTTGGTGGAATTATTGTAACGCAAATGCCCGATCTTCCAAAAGGGCTTTTTGTTTTTGCTGGAATCAATAATGTTAAATTCAGAAAACCAGTTGTGCCTGGAGATCAATTGATAATTTCTTGTGAGTTATTGTCGATTAAAAGACAAAGATTTGGGAAGGTTAAAGGTGAAGCTTACGTTGATGGGAATTTGGTTTGTGCTGGAGAATTAATGTTTTCATTAGTTGATTAG
- the kaiC gene encoding circadian clock protein KaiC — MNDKKIGKSNKMQVQKLPTGIEGFDDVCRGGLPVSRSTLVSGTSGTGKTVFSLQYLHHGICNFDEPGIFVTFEESPLDIIRNAASFGWDLQELIDQNKLFILDASPDPDGQDVAGSFDLSGLIERISYAIRKYKAKRVAIDSITAVFQQYDAIYVVRREIFRLIARLKEIGVTTVMTTERVDDYGPIARYGVEEFVSDNVVLLRNVLESEKRRRTLEVLKLRGTVHMKGEYPFTMGTDGISVFALGAMRLTQRSSNIRISSGVKDLDDMCGGGYFQDSIILATGATGTGKTMLVSKFVEDAYDNNERAILFAYEESRAQLLRNATSWGIDFEKMESDGLLKIICAYPESTGLEDHLQIIKTQINQFKPKRMAIDSLSALARGVSLNAFRQFVIAVTGYTKQEEIAGFFTNTAEEFMGSHSITDSHISTITDTILLLQYVEIKGEMARALNVFKMRGSWHDKRIREFIITNSGPEIKDSFSNFEQIFSGAPHRVVPDQNVQNVFKGLDKN; from the coding sequence ATGAATGATAAGAAAATTGGCAAATCAAATAAAATGCAAGTACAAAAATTACCAACTGGAATAGAGGGCTTTGATGATGTTTGCAGGGGTGGGCTGCCTGTATCTCGAAGTACACTCGTTAGCGGTACCTCAGGAACTGGTAAAACTGTTTTTTCACTACAATATTTACATCATGGAATTTGTAACTTTGATGAGCCTGGAATCTTCGTAACATTTGAAGAATCCCCTTTAGATATTATTAGAAATGCAGCTAGTTTTGGTTGGGACCTACAGGAATTAATTGATCAAAATAAACTTTTTATTTTGGATGCTTCTCCTGACCCTGATGGTCAGGATGTAGCGGGTAGCTTTGATTTGTCTGGTCTTATTGAGAGAATTAGTTATGCAATTAGAAAATATAAAGCTAAAAGAGTTGCAATAGATTCAATAACTGCAGTCTTTCAACAATATGATGCTATTTACGTTGTTAGAAGAGAAATATTTAGACTGATAGCAAGATTAAAAGAAATAGGTGTAACAACTGTTATGACTACAGAAAGGGTTGATGACTACGGACCAATTGCTAGATATGGAGTAGAAGAATTTGTATCTGATAATGTTGTCTTATTAAGAAATGTTCTTGAGTCAGAAAAGAGGAGAAGAACTCTAGAAGTTTTGAAGTTAAGAGGAACTGTACATATGAAAGGTGAATATCCATTTACTATGGGAACCGATGGAATAAGTGTGTTTGCACTTGGAGCAATGAGATTAACTCAGAGATCCTCAAATATTAGGATTAGCTCTGGAGTTAAAGATCTTGATGATATGTGTGGAGGAGGTTATTTTCAAGATTCCATTATTCTCGCCACTGGAGCTACTGGTACAGGTAAAACAATGCTTGTATCAAAATTTGTTGAAGATGCTTATGATAATAATGAAAGAGCAATACTTTTTGCATATGAAGAATCTAGGGCTCAATTACTAAGGAATGCGACTAGCTGGGGAATAGACTTTGAAAAAATGGAAAGTGATGGATTATTGAAAATTATTTGTGCATATCCTGAATCAACTGGTTTAGAAGATCACTTACAAATTATTAAAACGCAAATTAATCAATTTAAACCAAAAAGAATGGCAATTGACTCTCTCTCTGCATTAGCCAGGGGTGTAAGTTTAAATGCATTTAGACAGTTTGTAATTGCTGTTACCGGTTATACCAAACAAGAAGAGATAGCAGGCTTTTTTACTAATACTGCAGAAGAATTTATGGGGAGCCACTCTATAACTGATTCTCATATCTCAACAATTACGGATACGATATTGTTACTTCAATATGTAGAAATAAAAGGTGAGATGGCACGAGCTTTAAATGTGTTTAAAATGCGGGGATCATGGCATGATAAACGAATTAGAGAATTTATTATTACAAATAGTGGCCCAGAAATAAAAGATTCTTTTTCTAATTTTGAACAAATATTTAGTGGTGCCCCTCATAGAGTTGTACCTGATCAAAATGTTCAAAATGTTTTTAAAGGATTAGATAAAAATTAG
- the kaiB gene encoding circadian clock protein KaiB, translating to MAARKTYILKLYVAGNTPNSMRALNTLREILENEFKGVYALKVIDVLKQPQLAEEDKILATPTLAKILPPPVRKIIGDLSDREKVLIGLDLLFDELTETEYSGNK from the coding sequence ATGGCTGCAAGGAAAACATATATTTTAAAACTCTATGTTGCTGGAAATACTCCTAATTCGATGAGAGCTTTAAATACCTTAAGAGAAATTTTAGAAAATGAATTTAAAGGAGTTTATGCTTTGAAGGTTATTGATGTACTTAAGCAACCACAACTTGCAGAAGAAGACAAGATTTTAGCCACCCCAACCTTAGCTAAAATTTTACCGCCACCAGTGAGAAAAATAATAGGTGATCTTTCAGATAGAGAGAAAGTTTTAATTGGTTTAGATTTACTTTTTGATGAATTAACTGAAACTGAATATAGTGGAAATAAATAA
- the rpmA gene encoding 50S ribosomal protein L27 — protein MAHKKGTGSTRNGRDSNSKRLGVKAYGGEKVTAGSILIRQRGTSFLPGINVGKGKDDTLFALKEGTVSFESIKRNLRNRKRVNIVI, from the coding sequence ATGGCACATAAAAAAGGAACAGGTTCTACTAGAAACGGAAGAGATTCAAATTCCAAAAGATTAGGTGTGAAAGCTTATGGCGGAGAAAAAGTAACTGCTGGATCAATTTTAATCCGCCAAAGAGGTACATCCTTTTTGCCTGGTATCAATGTCGGAAAAGGTAAAGATGACACCCTTTTTGCACTCAAAGAAGGAACCGTAAGTTTCGAAAGCATTAAAAGAAATTTAAGAAATAGAAAAAGAGTTAATATAGTTATCTAA
- the rplU gene encoding 50S ribosomal protein L21 — MTNSKKSSNNSSKSSELYAIAETSGQQFWFEVDRYYDIDRLNAKEKDKITLEKVLLLKDKDSISVGKPYVKDAKIELEVVSHKRDKKILVYKMRPKKKTRRKMGHRQELTRVMVKSITIGKSAPKSSSKKETVKKETKPKSEKSTN, encoded by the coding sequence ATGACAAACTCTAAAAAATCCTCAAACAATTCTTCTAAAAGTAGTGAATTGTATGCAATAGCAGAAACTTCAGGCCAACAATTTTGGTTCGAAGTTGATAGATACTATGACATAGACAGGTTAAATGCAAAAGAGAAAGACAAGATAACACTTGAAAAAGTTTTACTTTTGAAGGATAAAGACTCAATAAGTGTTGGTAAACCTTACGTTAAAGACGCCAAAATTGAATTAGAAGTGGTCTCTCATAAAAGAGATAAGAAGATTCTTGTTTACAAGATGCGTCCGAAAAAAAAGACAAGAAGGAAGATGGGACACAGACAAGAACTTACAAGAGTTATGGTAAAATCTATTACAATAGGTAAAAGCGCTCCTAAGTCTTCTTCTAAAAAGGAAACTGTCAAAAAGGAAACTAAACCAAAATCCGAAAAATCTACAAATTAA
- a CDS encoding BamA/TamA family outer membrane protein has protein sequence MQKHSSKFGKVFTSVACTPLILISNNSELAAKFLPNDVDQLIKTLEIPNPNNDFFNGIDIKQEKNFLIAENNNDNNEESVLISEIIIEGWENHPEGRKLELAAYDSMSIKPGSIVNNQILNQDLNAIYASGWFSGVKINSQEGPLGVRLIVEVVPNPILKKVELKPKNSLVSNEYVDDIFNNYYGTTLNLNEFQNKIEIIKKRYEKEGYSLARITGPERISENGVVTLKVSEGIISDVKYRFLGSDGETIIDGKPRKGKTKDWVIKRELKTQSGSVFNRKILEADIGRLYATSLFDDVKVSLGPDNVNPGQVIIFLDLSEQRTGSLTGGLGYSNSSGIFATIGLQETNALGRAWSTNLNLNFGEYSTTYNFSLFDPWIKGDKHKTSFRTNLFASRDYPQEFKSEKNGRFYAVDDQTPSSSDTFSSVVLENTGGGFSFSRPLNGGDPFKIAKWRVLAGMNFKKVKMIDGDGNNKPYGDRTPTTTRNNISDIICIGFTPNDGSCPDENTLVSVIASASRNNLNNSTNPTSGNKLSFGTEQFVSMGKNSPTFNRMRASYSFFIPTKLVNLTKACRSSDATSEECPQAIGFQLKAGTILGELPPYEAFCMGGTSSIRGWGSCDLAVSKSFVEGTVEYRFPVWRMISGALFVDAGSDLGSQNDVPGKPGKLLQKSGSGYSLGGGVGIKTPIGPLRLDIASKDLSGDTRYTLGVGWKF, from the coding sequence ATGCAAAAACATTCTTCAAAATTTGGAAAGGTTTTCACAAGTGTTGCCTGTACTCCCTTGATTTTAATATCAAATAATTCAGAACTTGCGGCTAAGTTTTTGCCAAATGACGTTGATCAATTAATAAAAACCTTAGAAATACCAAATCCTAATAATGATTTTTTTAATGGGATTGATATCAAACAAGAGAAGAACTTTCTTATTGCTGAAAATAATAATGACAATAATGAAGAAAGTGTTCTTATCTCAGAAATAATTATCGAAGGTTGGGAAAATCATCCTGAGGGAAGAAAACTTGAATTGGCTGCATATGATTCTATGAGCATAAAGCCTGGAAGTATTGTTAATAATCAAATATTAAATCAAGACCTCAATGCAATATATGCAAGTGGTTGGTTTTCAGGAGTAAAAATAAATTCCCAAGAGGGGCCACTAGGCGTGAGGCTAATAGTAGAAGTAGTGCCAAATCCAATTTTGAAGAAAGTTGAACTTAAACCAAAAAACTCTCTAGTCTCTAATGAATACGTAGATGATATTTTTAATAATTATTATGGAACAACTCTTAACCTGAATGAATTTCAAAATAAGATAGAAATAATAAAAAAACGTTATGAAAAAGAGGGTTATTCTCTAGCTAGAATAACTGGCCCAGAAAGAATCTCTGAGAACGGTGTAGTAACATTAAAAGTTTCTGAGGGCATTATATCTGACGTAAAATACAGATTTCTAGGTTCTGATGGTGAAACTATTATTGATGGAAAACCAAGAAAAGGGAAAACAAAAGATTGGGTCATAAAAAGAGAATTAAAAACACAATCTGGTTCAGTATTTAATAGAAAAATTTTAGAAGCTGATATTGGTAGACTCTATGCCACTTCATTATTTGATGATGTAAAGGTTTCTCTCGGTCCTGACAATGTAAATCCTGGTCAAGTCATAATATTTTTAGACCTGAGCGAGCAAAGAACGGGATCATTAACTGGTGGACTTGGTTATAGTAATAGCTCAGGAATCTTCGCCACGATTGGTTTGCAGGAAACAAATGCACTAGGAAGAGCATGGTCTACAAATTTAAATCTAAATTTTGGAGAATATTCAACTACTTATAATTTTTCATTATTTGATCCTTGGATTAAAGGTGATAAACATAAAACATCTTTTAGAACAAATCTTTTTGCAAGTAGAGATTATCCACAAGAATTTAAAAGTGAAAAAAATGGGAGATTTTATGCAGTAGATGATCAAACTCCATCTAGCTCTGATACTTTTTCATCAGTAGTTTTAGAAAATACAGGTGGTGGATTTTCTTTCTCAAGGCCCTTAAATGGTGGAGATCCATTTAAGATCGCTAAATGGAGAGTTCTTGCAGGAATGAATTTTAAAAAAGTAAAGATGATTGATGGCGATGGGAATAATAAACCCTATGGAGATAGGACGCCAACCACAACCAGAAATAATATAAGCGATATTATTTGTATTGGATTTACTCCAAATGATGGTTCATGTCCTGATGAAAATACATTAGTTAGTGTTATTGCAAGTGCATCTAGAAATAATTTGAATAACTCCACCAATCCAACTTCAGGAAACAAATTAAGCTTTGGTACTGAACAATTTGTCTCAATGGGAAAAAATTCTCCAACTTTTAATAGAATGAGAGCCTCATATTCATTTTTTATACCAACAAAATTAGTAAATTTAACGAAAGCATGTAGGTCTAGTGATGCCACTAGTGAAGAGTGTCCTCAAGCTATTGGGTTTCAACTTAAGGCAGGAACTATTCTTGGGGAATTACCTCCTTACGAAGCATTTTGTATGGGAGGGACATCATCTATTAGAGGATGGGGATCGTGTGATTTGGCTGTAAGTAAAAGTTTTGTTGAAGGCACCGTAGAATATAGATTCCCTGTTTGGAGAATGATATCGGGAGCCTTATTTGTTGATGCAGGAAGTGATTTGGGATCTCAAAATGATGTCCCAGGAAAACCTGGTAAATTATTGCAGAAATCAGGTTCTGGTTATTCGCTTGGAGGTGGAGTTGGGATTAAAACGCCAATTGGTCCATTAAGGTTAGATATTGCCAGCAAGGACCTAAGTGGAGATACGAGATATACACTTGGAGTAGGATGGAAGTTTTAA
- the lpxC gene encoding UDP-3-O-acyl-N-acetylglucosamine deacetylase codes for MFSWPANYDFCYTLAGVISREGIGLHSGEKTRVIISPYDKEGYYVSFKEKPGEIFKLTQDLIGSTMLCTAVKLGGRNLYTIEHLLSSLAGCGLSYIHIEVDGKEIPLLDGSAIQWVRDFEEVGIKKAPRPDNFFQEINKSIILNKEGSVIAATPSEKITIISTISFAYKAIGNQTFVIDLNPKSFVEMIAPARTFGFKDQFQELSELGLIKGGSLDNALVCDDEKWVNPPLRFDDEPIRHKILDLIGDLALVGLPKAQILVYKGSHSLNALLASSLKN; via the coding sequence GTGTTTTCTTGGCCTGCTAATTATGATTTCTGCTATACCCTTGCTGGAGTTATCTCTAGAGAAGGTATAGGTCTTCATAGTGGAGAAAAAACAAGAGTTATAATTTCTCCTTACGACAAAGAGGGGTATTATGTTTCTTTTAAGGAAAAACCTGGTGAGATTTTCAAGCTTACTCAAGATTTAATTGGAAGTACTATGCTTTGTACGGCGGTTAAATTAGGGGGTAGAAATTTGTATACTATAGAGCATTTATTATCTTCACTTGCCGGTTGTGGCTTGAGTTATATACACATTGAGGTTGATGGGAAAGAGATTCCTCTTTTAGATGGATCGGCAATCCAGTGGGTTAGAGATTTTGAAGAAGTAGGGATAAAAAAGGCACCTAGACCAGATAATTTCTTTCAAGAAATTAATAAATCAATAATTTTAAATAAAGAAGGCTCAGTCATAGCAGCAACTCCTTCTGAAAAAATTACAATTATATCCACTATAAGTTTTGCCTATAAAGCAATTGGAAATCAAACTTTTGTGATTGATTTAAATCCAAAAAGTTTTGTTGAAATGATCGCTCCTGCGAGAACATTTGGTTTTAAAGATCAATTTCAAGAGTTAAGTGAACTTGGATTAATAAAAGGCGGAAGTTTGGACAATGCCCTTGTATGTGACGATGAAAAATGGGTTAATCCACCATTAAGATTTGATGATGAACCAATAAGACATAAAATTTTGGACCTCATTGGAGACTTGGCTTTGGTAGGGTTACCTAAGGCTCAAATTTTAGTCTATAAAGGATCACATTCTTTAAACGCTTTGTTGGCCTCATCGCTAAAAAATTAA
- the purD gene encoding phosphoribosylamine--glycine ligase — protein sequence MGIHSPSSKSFSRLENILIIGNGGRENSLAWAIQKNELVKKVYLVPGNAGSERINKCKRIKIDINNENELVEKLDFLKIDLVVIGPEIPLANGLADLLRKKDFKVFGPNKDGAKLEFSKSWAKEFMQKANIPTANFWKVNSLEEAKKIINSSSIPLVVKADGLASGKGVFIPNSKDECFKAAESIFNGKFGNSGNIVVLEEKIQGPEVSVFALCDGERYTLLPTAQDHKRLNEKDKGPNTGGMGAYSPAPLLTQDYLDKIIKEIIEPTINELNKRNIDYRGVIYFGLMITKSGPKVIEYNCRFGDPECQTIMPLMDQNFVFLLEKCSMGNLTGDEKISTSDKVSGCVIATSKGYPHEYKTGFQIKIGKIDSNDCQIFDSGTSLSANGKLLTDGGRVLSIVCQDRDFNMVFERAYKNLKEIDFEGIYFRNDIGHQVRKNFSKEN from the coding sequence ATGGGAATTCATTCACCAAGTTCTAAGAGCTTTAGTAGATTAGAAAATATTTTAATAATTGGAAATGGCGGGAGAGAAAACTCTTTAGCTTGGGCTATTCAAAAAAATGAATTAGTCAAAAAAGTTTATTTAGTACCCGGTAACGCTGGTTCAGAAAGAATAAATAAATGTAAAAGAATTAAAATTGATATAAATAATGAAAATGAACTGGTCGAAAAGCTTGATTTTCTTAAAATAGATTTAGTTGTAATTGGACCAGAAATACCTCTTGCGAATGGATTAGCTGATTTACTTCGAAAAAAAGATTTTAAAGTATTTGGTCCTAACAAAGATGGAGCAAAATTAGAATTTAGCAAATCTTGGGCTAAGGAATTTATGCAAAAAGCAAATATTCCAACTGCAAACTTTTGGAAAGTCAACTCTTTAGAAGAAGCCAAAAAAATTATCAATTCATCATCAATCCCACTAGTAGTAAAAGCTGATGGTTTAGCTTCTGGTAAAGGTGTTTTTATTCCTAATTCAAAAGATGAATGCTTCAAAGCAGCAGAATCAATTTTTAATGGTAAATTTGGCAACTCTGGAAATATAGTTGTTTTAGAAGAAAAAATTCAAGGACCAGAAGTTTCAGTTTTTGCTTTATGTGATGGAGAGAGATATACATTACTTCCAACCGCACAAGATCACAAAAGGCTTAACGAGAAAGATAAAGGCCCAAATACAGGAGGTATGGGAGCTTATTCGCCTGCACCATTATTAACACAAGATTACCTTGATAAAATTATCAAAGAGATAATTGAACCTACAATCAACGAACTCAATAAAAGAAATATTGACTATAGAGGCGTAATTTACTTTGGGTTAATGATCACAAAATCTGGACCCAAAGTTATAGAATATAATTGCAGATTTGGTGATCCAGAATGCCAAACAATCATGCCCTTGATGGATCAAAATTTTGTATTTCTTTTAGAAAAATGCTCAATGGGAAATTTGACTGGTGACGAAAAAATTAGTACTTCTGATAAAGTTAGTGGTTGTGTAATAGCGACCTCAAAAGGTTATCCTCACGAATATAAAACTGGTTTTCAAATAAAAATAGGTAAGATTGACTCAAATGATTGTCAAATTTTTGACTCAGGTACTTCTTTAAGTGCAAATGGGAAATTATTAACTGATGGAGGAAGAGTCTTAAGTATTGTCTGTCAAGATAGAGATTTTAATATGGTTTTTGAAAGGGCATACAAAAATTTAAAAGAAATTGATTTTGAAGGTATTTACTTCAGAAATGACATAGGTCATCAAGTCAGAAAAAACTTTTCCAAGGAGAATTAA
- the purC gene encoding phosphoribosylaminoimidazolesuccinocarboxamide synthase — MNNKHELIYEGKAKKIFTHDDADKVKIEFKDDATAFNALKKEKFEGKGKLNCLISARIFEILIEKNIPTHFIQLENENTMIAKKIKVIPLEIVLRNTAYGSLCKQTTIKPGTSLSKPLIDIYLKNDELNDPLITKDRIKLMNILSSDDLELIINLTLKVNEILKSFFKNIQLQLVDFKLEYGYDLKNNILLGDEISPDNCRLWDLNQKNGTIVSLDKDRFRNDLGGLIEAYSEIHRRINNFLMPK; from the coding sequence ATGAATAATAAACATGAGTTAATATATGAAGGAAAAGCAAAAAAAATATTTACGCATGATGATGCTGATAAAGTAAAAATTGAATTTAAAGACGATGCTACAGCTTTTAATGCTTTAAAAAAAGAAAAATTTGAAGGGAAAGGCAAACTTAATTGCTTAATAAGTGCAAGAATTTTTGAGATTCTCATTGAGAAGAATATTCCAACACATTTTATTCAACTCGAAAATGAAAATACAATGATTGCAAAAAAAATAAAAGTAATTCCATTAGAAATTGTTCTAAGGAATACTGCTTATGGTTCTTTATGTAAACAAACGACTATAAAACCTGGAACTTCTCTATCAAAACCATTAATTGATATCTACCTTAAAAATGATGAACTTAATGATCCTCTTATTACAAAAGATAGAATTAAATTAATGAACATATTAAGCTCTGATGATTTAGAGTTAATAATTAATCTAACTTTAAAAGTTAATGAAATTCTGAAAAGTTTCTTTAAAAATATTCAACTTCAGCTTGTAGATTTCAAGTTGGAATATGGTTATGATCTTAAAAATAACATTCTTCTGGGAGATGAAATAAGTCCTGATAATTGTAGATTATGGGATCTAAACCAAAAAAATGGTACAATCGTTAGTCTAGATAAAGATAGATTTAGGAATGATTTAGGTGGTTTAATTGAAGCTTATAGTGAAATTCACCGAAGAATTAACAATTTTCTTATGCCTAAATGA